In bacterium, the genomic window CCATATTTCGACCGAGTTCTTGCGGGTAATAGAAGATGATTCGGATGATTCCGTTTGCATCAACGATGAATACCGCTCGCACGGTATTAGTTCCTTTACCTGGATGAATCAGACCGAGCGTTTCCGCTACCGCACCGGTATCCGCAATGATCGGAAATTGGATTTCGATATTTAGTTTCTCTTTAATCCATTCTTCCCATTTCATATGCGCGAATACCTGGTCAACACTCAATCCAATCAATTCGCAGTTTAACGCCTTAAACTTATCATACCGTTTCTGGAAAGCGACGAATTCAGTTGTACATACCGGCGTGAAATCAGCTGGATGGCTGAATAAAACGAACCATTTCCCAGCATAATCATTCGGCAACATTTTTTCACCGTGGGTCGTTTGAACTTTCATTTCCGGGAATTTATCCCCTAGCAACGGCATACTTTTTTTTACTCCAGTGGGTTCCATAGATAACCCTCCTTAATGTGTTTAGATTTTTTTAGGGTGAATTGAGTTTTCAACCCTAATTATCAGATTAGACGCGTTTGAATAACAATAGATTCAATGTATACGAGAGTAAAATAGCATGGAATAATTAAATTAGGCAATATGCAATTTCATATTTACCAGTTGTCAAGAGAGGGTAATACCGTGTAAACTATTACAATGAATCATAGTTGCCGTATAGCACTAAACTAAATATTCATTCTACGAGGTATGATTATGATACCAAAAGTCAGGAACACTGTGCTAGGGATGGAACCATACAATCCAGGGAAACCGATTGAAGAGGTAAAACGGGAACTGGGATTAACGGATGTAATTAAACTCGCCTCGAATGAGAATCCACTTGGTCCATCACCGCTTGCAAAACAAGCGATAATCAATGCCGTGGATGAAGCGAACTTATATCCTGATGGGAGCGGATTCGCGTTACGGAAAAAACTTGCGGAAAAATTTGCTGTTTCGATGGATGAAATTATTCTCGGGAGCGGGTCAGATGAAATCATCTCGATGCTCGCGCAAACGTTCATTTCGCCCGGCGATGAAGCGGTGACTTCCGCGTTTTCGTTTGTTCGGTATGAACAAGCGGTACAGTTAATGGATGGCGTGATGAAATTTGCACCGATGCGTGAGTATACCTACGATTTACCTGCAATAGCGAAATTAATAACTTCGAAAACGAAGTTAGTGTTTATAGCGAATCCGAATAATCCGACCGGAACGATGGTGGATAAAACCGCAGTAGCTGAATTTATGGAGAATGTCCCGCCGGAAGTGTTAGTGGTGTTCGATGAAGCATATTATGAATATGCGCTTAGTCCGGAGTATCCGCAGACGTTCGATTATTTTCGGCAAGGGAAGAATGTGATTATTTTACGAACGTTTTCGAAAATCTATGGATTAGCGGGATTTCGAGTCGGGTATGGTTTTGGGAAGCCGGAATTATTAAATATGTTGCATAAAGTTCGACCACCGTTCAATGTTAATCGAATGGCACAAATTGCAGCGTTAGCGAGTTTAGATGATGATGACCATGTGACTCGCAGCCGGGAAACGAATCAGCGCGGGAAAGAATATCTCTATGCCGAATGCGCTCGACTCGGGCTGGAATATGTTCCAACGGCAGCGAATTTCATTTTGATAAAGTGTAAAACTGACGCAAACAGAGTATTTGAAACCTTATTACGGCAGGGAGTAATCGTTCGGCAGATCGGCGCCGAGTATATTCGCGTGACTATCGGGACGATGCCGCAAAATGAACGGTTTATTCGCGCATTACAGAAAGTTTTAGCATAGAAATTGGTTATTCAGTTCGAAAATTGAATTTCAATAATTCGGAGAGAGGTAAAAGAGAAAAACTATGATACTGGTTTTACGGCCGGATGCTACTCCGGAACAAATTGAACATATTTTAACCCGAATACGTGAACTCGGGTTAACTCCACATATCTCTAGAGGAGTTAAACGGACTATAATCGGAGCAATCGGCGATGAAGAAATCTTGCGAGAACAACCGTTAGAAGCTATCCCAGGAGTTGAAAAAGTTCTGCCGATATTAAAACCGTATAAACTCGCGAGTCGTGAATTTAAATCAGAAAATTCAGTTATTGAAATCGATGGGATTACGATTGGCGGGAAACGTATCACCATTATCGCTGGACCATGTTCGGTAGAAACAGAAGAGGTACTGTTAGCGACTGCGCTTGCAGTTAAATCGGCTGGGGCAACGATGCTCCGTGGTGGCGCATTTAAACCGCGTACTTCACCGTATAGTTTTCAAGGGTTAGGTGAAGCGGGATTGAAAATGCTCGCTAAAGTGAAACAGGAAACCGGCTTGGGTATCGTTACCGAAGTGATGGATACCCGCGATGTAGAATTGGTAGCGCAATATGCGGATATCATTCAAATCGGCGCACGCAATATGCAGAATTTTAATCTGTTGAAAGAGGTTGGGATGCTGCAAAAACCGGTGTTACTGAAACGGGGTATGATGTCAACCTATGAA contains:
- the aroF gene encoding 3-deoxy-7-phosphoheptulonate synthase; protein product: MILVLRPDATPEQIEHILTRIRELGLTPHISRGVKRTIIGAIGDEEILREQPLEAIPGVEKVLPILKPYKLASREFKSENSVIEIDGITIGGKRITIIAGPCSVETEEVLLATALAVKSAGATMLRGGAFKPRTSPYSFQGLGEAGLKMLAKVKQETGLGIVTEVMDTRDVELVAQYADIIQIGARNMQNFNLLKEVGMLQKPVLLKRGMMSTYEETLMSAEYIMSKGNYNVILCERGIRTFEKMTRNTLDLNAVVAFKQQSHLPVIVDPSHGTGHWRWVAPLSRAAIAAGADGLMIEVHPEPEKAWSDGSQSLLPEKFATLMHELQQIAQIIGREL
- the hisC gene encoding histidinol-phosphate transaminase, giving the protein MIPKVRNTVLGMEPYNPGKPIEEVKRELGLTDVIKLASNENPLGPSPLAKQAIINAVDEANLYPDGSGFALRKKLAEKFAVSMDEIILGSGSDEIISMLAQTFISPGDEAVTSAFSFVRYEQAVQLMDGVMKFAPMREYTYDLPAIAKLITSKTKLVFIANPNNPTGTMVDKTAVAEFMENVPPEVLVVFDEAYYEYALSPEYPQTFDYFRQGKNVIILRTFSKIYGLAGFRVGYGFGKPELLNMLHKVRPPFNVNRMAQIAALASLDDDDHVTRSRETNQRGKEYLYAECARLGLEYVPTAANFILIKCKTDANRVFETLLRQGVIVRQIGAEYIRVTIGTMPQNERFIRALQKVLA
- a CDS encoding peroxiredoxin; the protein is MEPTGVKKSMPLLGDKFPEMKVQTTHGEKMLPNDYAGKWFVLFSHPADFTPVCTTEFVAFQKRYDKFKALNCELIGLSVDQVFAHMKWEEWIKEKLNIEIQFPIIADTGAVAETLGLIHPGKGTNTVRAVFIVDANGIIRIIFYYPQELGRNMDEILRAVEAMQIADKNKVAMPANWPKSEVVGDNHVIIPPPKDVKTAKERLEKAKSGEFECLDWWLCHKKL